The Phaenicophaeus curvirostris isolate KB17595 chromosome 25, BPBGC_Pcur_1.0, whole genome shotgun sequence genome has a segment encoding these proteins:
- the POU2AF1 gene encoding POU domain class 2-associating factor 1 isoform X2 — MHWQKSSAPEQQPQPRPYQGVRVKEPVKELLKRKRGNVHNASATAAATVVLPHQPLPSYSPMGQPCADTDAAASAVPVTDEGALCSGWISQPSPTSLQPLTQWTTYPEFVSHDAASCPYTADMYVQPVCPSYTLVGPSSVLTYASQPLITNFAPRSTPPAVVPQLEVTEQQPPLTYFPWAQPLSALPASTLQYQPASSTLPGPQFVPLPISIPEPAPQELEDARRVIGTLPIEKLLLEDEDNDTILHIYAAKGMRAYTLAAAERMKLLRRLDAKEHKGKTGADVNAVDNKGQSALHLAATYGYAQVLQVILSLGFPLDLEMKDFEGHTPLHCAVLSHNALVREQGCQVVTEEKQKDLQHQREELECCIHLLVQTGASIYSRDVKSNKTVLHYTVQDGNISLLRYFLELNAFKSKDFVNNKAHGNTALHMAAALPRDKNQKEIVQLLLDHGADPTIRNLDNDQPIHMAPSGKAGDQVRHLLKKGKVASAFISCRRNARS, encoded by the exons CTTCTGCTCCTGAACAGCAGCCGCAGCCTCGCCCCTATCAAGGTGTCCGAGTCAAAGAGCCAGTGAAGGAGCTATTGAAAAGGAAACGGGGAAATGTTCATAATGCCAGTGCAACGGCGGCTGCAACG gtTGTTTTGCCTCATCAGCCGCTTCCTTCCTACTCACCAATGG GCCAGCCTTGCGCTGACACGGAcgctgctgcctctgcagtgcCTGTCACAGATGAAGGAGCACTCTGCTCTGGCTGGATCTCTCAGCCCTCTCCCACATCCTTACAGCCTTTAACTCAGTGGACCACTTACCCCGAGTTTGTGTCCCACGACGCAGCCAGCTGCCCGTACACGGCCGATATGTACGTCCAGCCCGTGTGTCCCAGTTACACCCTGGTTGGACCTTCATCCGTTCTGACCTACGCTTCTCAACCGCTCATCACCAATTTTGCC CCCCGGAGCACCCCCCCTGCCGTAGTGCCTCAGCTGGAGGTGACGGAGCAGCAGCCGCCTCTCACGTACTTCCCGTGGGCGCAGCCCCTCTCTGCGCTGCCAGCCTCCACCCTGCAGTACCAGCCGGCTTCTTCCACGCTTCCCGGGCCGCAGTTCGTGCCCTTGCCCATCTCCATCCCCGAGCCAGccccccaggagctggaggatgcCAGACGAGTCATCGGCACGCTGCCCATTGAGAAGTTGCTCCTCGAAGACGAAGACAATGATAC AATTCTACATATTTATGCAGCTAAAGGTATGAGGGCGTATACATTGGCAGCTGCAGAGCGCATGAAACTTCTGCGAAGACTTGATGCCAAGGAACACAAAGGAAAG ACAGGAGCAGATGTCAATGCTGTTGACAACAAAGGGCAGTCAGCCTTGCATCTCGCGGCGACATATGGGTATGCCCAAGTCCTTCAG GTTATACTGTCCCTAGGTTTTCCTCTTGATCTAGAAATGAAGGATTTTGAAG GCCATACCCCGCTCCACTGCGCTGTTCTGTCCCACAACGCCCTGGTCCGGGAGCAAGGTTGCCAGGTGGTGACggaggagaaacagaaagatcttcaacaccagagagaagagctggagTGCTGTATCCACCTCCTGGTGCAGACGGGAGCCTCTATCTACAGCCGG gATGTGAAAAGCAATAAGACAGTACTTCATTACACAGTCCAGGATGGGAACATCTCCCTGCTGAGATACTTCTTGGAGCTGAATGCTTTCAAGTCCAAGGACTTTGTCAACAACAAG GCACATGGAAACACAGCTTTGCATATGGCAGCTGCATTGCCTCGTGACAAGAACCAGAAAGAAATCGTCCAGTTACTTCTCGACCACGGGGCAGACCCGACCATCCGAAACTTGGACAATGATCAGCCGATTCACATGGCTCCttctgggaaagctggagaCCAG GTTCGGCATTTGCTGAAGAAAGGGAAAGTTGCATCTGCATTCATCTCCTGTCGCCGAAATGCCAGATCCTAG
- the POU2AF1 gene encoding POU domain class 2-associating factor 1 isoform X1 — translation MHWQKSSAPEQQPQPRPYQGVRVKEPVKELLKRKRGNVHNASATAAATVVLPHQPLPSYSPMGQPCADTDAAASAVPVTDEGALCSGWISQPSPTSLQPLTQWTTYPEFVSHDAASCPYTADMYVQPVCPSYTLVGPSSVLTYASQPLITNFAPRSTPPAVVPQLEVTEQQPPLTYFPWAQPLSALPASTLQYQPASSTLPGPQFVPLPISIPEPAPQELEDARRVIGTLPIEKLLLEDEDNDTILHIYAAKGMRAYTLAAAERMKLLRRLDAKEHKGKTPLLVAVTARQAAIVYDLIQTGADVNAVDNKGQSALHLAATYGYAQVLQVILSLGFPLDLEMKDFEGHTPLHCAVLSHNALVREQGCQVVTEEKQKDLQHQREELECCIHLLVQTGASIYSRDVKSNKTVLHYTVQDGNISLLRYFLELNAFKSKDFVNNKAHGNTALHMAAALPRDKNQKEIVQLLLDHGADPTIRNLDNDQPIHMAPSGKAGDQVRHLLKKGKVASAFISCRRNARS, via the exons CTTCTGCTCCTGAACAGCAGCCGCAGCCTCGCCCCTATCAAGGTGTCCGAGTCAAAGAGCCAGTGAAGGAGCTATTGAAAAGGAAACGGGGAAATGTTCATAATGCCAGTGCAACGGCGGCTGCAACG gtTGTTTTGCCTCATCAGCCGCTTCCTTCCTACTCACCAATGG GCCAGCCTTGCGCTGACACGGAcgctgctgcctctgcagtgcCTGTCACAGATGAAGGAGCACTCTGCTCTGGCTGGATCTCTCAGCCCTCTCCCACATCCTTACAGCCTTTAACTCAGTGGACCACTTACCCCGAGTTTGTGTCCCACGACGCAGCCAGCTGCCCGTACACGGCCGATATGTACGTCCAGCCCGTGTGTCCCAGTTACACCCTGGTTGGACCTTCATCCGTTCTGACCTACGCTTCTCAACCGCTCATCACCAATTTTGCC CCCCGGAGCACCCCCCCTGCCGTAGTGCCTCAGCTGGAGGTGACGGAGCAGCAGCCGCCTCTCACGTACTTCCCGTGGGCGCAGCCCCTCTCTGCGCTGCCAGCCTCCACCCTGCAGTACCAGCCGGCTTCTTCCACGCTTCCCGGGCCGCAGTTCGTGCCCTTGCCCATCTCCATCCCCGAGCCAGccccccaggagctggaggatgcCAGACGAGTCATCGGCACGCTGCCCATTGAGAAGTTGCTCCTCGAAGACGAAGACAATGATAC AATTCTACATATTTATGCAGCTAAAGGTATGAGGGCGTATACATTGGCAGCTGCAGAGCGCATGAAACTTCTGCGAAGACTTGATGCCAAGGAACACAAAGGAAAG ACTCCTCTGCTGGTGGCTGTCACTGCCAGGCAGGCAGCTATTGTCTATGATTTGATCCAGACAGGAGCAGATGTCAATGCTGTTGACAACAAAGGGCAGTCAGCCTTGCATCTCGCGGCGACATATGGGTATGCCCAAGTCCTTCAG GTTATACTGTCCCTAGGTTTTCCTCTTGATCTAGAAATGAAGGATTTTGAAG GCCATACCCCGCTCCACTGCGCTGTTCTGTCCCACAACGCCCTGGTCCGGGAGCAAGGTTGCCAGGTGGTGACggaggagaaacagaaagatcttcaacaccagagagaagagctggagTGCTGTATCCACCTCCTGGTGCAGACGGGAGCCTCTATCTACAGCCGG gATGTGAAAAGCAATAAGACAGTACTTCATTACACAGTCCAGGATGGGAACATCTCCCTGCTGAGATACTTCTTGGAGCTGAATGCTTTCAAGTCCAAGGACTTTGTCAACAACAAG GCACATGGAAACACAGCTTTGCATATGGCAGCTGCATTGCCTCGTGACAAGAACCAGAAAGAAATCGTCCAGTTACTTCTCGACCACGGGGCAGACCCGACCATCCGAAACTTGGACAATGATCAGCCGATTCACATGGCTCCttctgggaaagctggagaCCAG GTTCGGCATTTGCTGAAGAAAGGGAAAGTTGCATCTGCATTCATCTCCTGTCGCCGAAATGCCAGATCCTAG